The following is a genomic window from Streptobacillus felis.
AAAATTTCTTCTTCTTTTAAGTTTACTTGATTTTCAGAAACTAAAGGATTGTAAGTTCCAACATAAGCCACTGCTTTCCCGTCTCTTTTTCCTAATGCTTCCATTGCTGCTATTCTATAGAAAGGTGCTTTTTTT
Proteins encoded in this region:
- the rpsP gene encoding 30S ribosomal protein S16, which encodes MLKLRLTRLGRKKAPFYRIAAMEALGKRDGKAVAYVGTYNPLVSENQVNLKEEEILKFLSNGAQPTETVKSILTKAGIWEKFEASKKR